A region of Sulfurovum sp. DNA encodes the following proteins:
- a CDS encoding CinA family protein, protein MKTIRKKTEKIVTALAHRGETVTFAESCTGGRIVAEFTAIPGVSSILSGSCITYSNEIKHRWLGVEKKVLETYGAVSKECISQMLDGIINMTGADYGIAVSGIAGPTGGTKLKPIGTVYIGLLAPDTKKIYHCSFRGNRENIQKQSVIFAITKLAELLNI, encoded by the coding sequence ATGAAAACTATACGAAAAAAAACTGAAAAAATTGTTACAGCGCTAGCCCACAGAGGCGAAACAGTTACCTTTGCTGAGAGCTGCACAGGAGGACGTATTGTAGCAGAATTCACAGCTATCCCTGGTGTCTCCAGTATACTCAGTGGCTCATGTATTACCTACTCCAATGAGATTAAGCATCGCTGGCTCGGTGTAGAAAAAAAAGTATTGGAGACATATGGGGCTGTTAGCAAAGAGTGTATCTCTCAAATGCTTGATGGAATCATTAACATGACAGGGGCTGATTATGGTATTGCCGTTTCAGGTATTGCTGGACCTACGGGTGGCACAAAACTCAAACCTATAGGAACTGTTTATATTGGTCTTCTGGCTCCTGACACAAAAAAAATATATCATTGTTCCTTTCGGGGGAACAGAGAAAACATACAAAAACAGTCTGTTATCTTTGCTATCACAAAACTAGCAGAGCTTTTAAATATTTAA